Part of the Helicobacter bilis genome is shown below.
CCACATGTGATAGGGCATTTTGGCGATTATCTTTCACATTGTGAATGGGTGAATTTTGGCGGCGGTCATCATATCACACGAAGCGATTATAATTGCACCTTGCTTGTGAATCTTATCAAGGACTTTAGAGAAAAATATAATGGCATTCAAGTCATGCTAGAGCCCGGCGAAGCAGTAGGTTGGCAAACAGGCGATTTAATTGGTGAAGTGGTAGATATTGTAGAGAATGAGGGCTTAGTAGCTATACTTGATGTGAGTGCGAGTTGCCACATGCCAGACTGCCTTGAGATGCCTTATCGCCCAGTATGCTATAAAATTACAAAAGATTCTAAAGGACATGCGGTTATAGAATCCGACTTAGGTGAAGAGAAAGGAAAATATTGCTATCGCTTTGGCGGACCCACTTGCCTTGCAGGTGATGTAATCGGGGATTATAGTTTTGATACGCCCCTAAAAGTTGGCGATAAAATAGCATTTGTTGATATGATACATTATACTATTGTAAAAAACACAACCTTCAATGGTGTAGAACTCCCTAGTCTTGGTATCGTAGAGAATGGTAAGTTTAAACTATTAAAGCAGTTTGGCTATACAGATTTTAAGGAACGAAATTAATGCATACAGCAAAGTTTCTAAAGTAGGCAACCTTAAATCTATAGATCTGCCTTATTACCCTTTTTTAGCTTCTGCCCATAGGAAGTTTATAGGCTGGAAAAGTGTCTTTGCGTTATAAACTTTATACAAAAATCAACATTGCCTAGAATTTGTGTAGAATCTAGCGTGTTTAAAAGGGCTTTTTGCTCTTTGTCTAGCCTTATATTAGCTCACTTTTGGGATTTGGGCTGAAAAAGTCTTCTTTAACCTTTGTCTTTAACTCTTCTTCGGGGAGGTTTGTGGGATACATTTTATTCTCTTTTTGTGATTTAGGGTTGATGTTATATCAAAGCACAATACTAATGTTGTGATATTGAAAGGCGAAAGGAATGGATTTTAAATTGTGGAATTATTATTTTGAATGTGCCACTTGGCTTGGTGCATCTTTATGATTTTTTTAGGGGATTCTTTTTGTTGGTGGGGGGGGGGATTATTACTATTGACAATACACCTTTTTGCGCTAAGATAGAATCTATTTGTTGTGTTTATGAGTTTGCATTTTATGGGCTCGGATTTTTGCAAAGTCATTGTGATGTGGAAAAAGAAAATGTGAGTGTAGTTGCATTTCATTAAAAGTTTGGTGCAAGTATTGTTGCAGAGGATATGCAAAACTATTATTTCCATTTCACACGCCAAGAATACGAGAAAACTACACAGAAATATCTAAAGTTTATGCCACTTGATATAGATTGCTTTATAGAATCTAACCCCTAAAAATACTACTCCCAATGCGAAGATGGTTGCTCCCACATGCAATGGCGATTTCATAATCGCTACTCATACCCATTGAAAGAATGTTTGCATTATAAGGCTTTAGTCGCTCATAAAGATTCTGTGTTTGCAAAAAGCCTTTCTCAATCAAGGCTTTATCATCACTATTTGCACCCATACACATAAGCCCATTAAGCTCTATATTAGGGCATGTCTCTAGAATCTCAAGATAGCTAGAAAAAGCAGATTCCACACAAAAGCCACTTTTAGAGTCTTCATTCGCACTATTGACTTGTAATAGGGCTTTCATCTTATAATCTTCTCGCATAAGCCGTTTTTGCAAAGCGTGTGCAAGTTTTAGAGAATGCAGGGAATGAAGCAGTGCGGGTTTAATTTGTATTAGCATATTAATCTTATTTTCCTGCAGAGTGCCGATGAAATGCCACTCTATGTTGTGTGTAGATAGGGATCTGCTTTTTGCCATTAAATCTTGGACTTTATTCTCCCCAAAGGCGATTTGCCCGCATGAAAAAGCCTGTTGTATTGCGTCTATATTACTATATTTACTCACAGCAATAAGCTTTATAGAATCTTTTCTATTATAACGCTCTTTTATTTTCTCAATAGATTCTAAAGTTTTTGCTAGATTCTCACAAATCATATTTTTCCCTTTTATATTATTAGGCTTCTTTTTCTCTCTCTGCTGCTAGAATCTCC
Proteins encoded:
- a CDS encoding YggS family pyridoxal phosphate-dependent enzyme, with the protein product MICENLAKTLESIEKIKERYNRKDSIKLIAVSKYSNIDAIQQAFSCGQIAFGENKVQDLMAKSRSLSTHNIEWHFIGTLQENKINMLIQIKPALLHSLHSLKLAHALQKRLMREDYKMKALLQVNSANEDSKSGFCVESAFSSYLEILETCPNIELNGLMCMGANSDDKALIEKGFLQTQNLYERLKPYNANILSMGMSSDYEIAIACGSNHLRIGSSIFRG